The following proteins are encoded in a genomic region of Elgaria multicarinata webbii isolate HBS135686 ecotype San Diego chromosome 16, rElgMul1.1.pri, whole genome shotgun sequence:
- the BLOC1S6 gene encoding biogenesis of lysosome-related organelles complex 1 subunit 6 isoform X1 has protein sequence MSLAEPLDAKGGLQSRTLSHPTLDSNDHSPDEGLIEDFAVVDKKAVEQLTEGLISHYLPDLQRSKLALKELTQNQEVLLETLQQEISKFKECNSILDINMLFSEAKFYHNKLVNIRKEMMMLHEKTSKLKKRALKLQQKRQKEELEREQQREKELEREKQLTARPAKRT, from the exons ATGAGCCTGGCGGAGCCGCTCGACGCCAAGGGGGGCTTGCAGAGCCGAACCTTGAGCCATCCCACCTTAG ATTCCAATGATCATTCACCTGATGAAGGATTAATAGAAGACTTCGCTGTTGTAGATAAGAAAGCTGTGGAGCAACTAACCGAAGGGCTAATTTCTCATTATTTACCTGATCTACAACGATCAAAACTAGCCTTAAAAGAACTGAC ACAGAACCAAGAAGTACTATTAGAAACGCTACAGCAAGAAATCTCAAAGTTTAAAGAGTGTAATTCTATTCTTGATATCAATATGCTG tTTTCAGAAGCAAAGTTTTATCACAATAAGTTGGTGAATATtaggaaagagatgatgatgcTCCATGAGAAAACTTCAAAGTTGAAA AAAAGAGCTCTCAAACTCCAGCAAAAGAGACAGAAAGAAGAACTGGAACGAGAACAGCAACGGGAGAAAGAGCTTGAAAGAGAAAAACAGCTGACCGCCAGACCAGCGAAAAGAACATGA
- the BLOC1S6 gene encoding biogenesis of lysosome-related organelles complex 1 subunit 6 isoform X2 produces the protein MFPSNWYSNDHSPDEGLIEDFAVVDKKAVEQLTEGLISHYLPDLQRSKLALKELTQNQEVLLETLQQEISKFKECNSILDINMLFSEAKFYHNKLVNIRKEMMMLHEKTSKLKKRALKLQQKRQKEELEREQQREKELEREKQLTARPAKRT, from the exons atgttccccagcaactggt ATTCCAATGATCATTCACCTGATGAAGGATTAATAGAAGACTTCGCTGTTGTAGATAAGAAAGCTGTGGAGCAACTAACCGAAGGGCTAATTTCTCATTATTTACCTGATCTACAACGATCAAAACTAGCCTTAAAAGAACTGAC ACAGAACCAAGAAGTACTATTAGAAACGCTACAGCAAGAAATCTCAAAGTTTAAAGAGTGTAATTCTATTCTTGATATCAATATGCTG tTTTCAGAAGCAAAGTTTTATCACAATAAGTTGGTGAATATtaggaaagagatgatgatgcTCCATGAGAAAACTTCAAAGTTGAAA AAAAGAGCTCTCAAACTCCAGCAAAAGAGACAGAAAGAAGAACTGGAACGAGAACAGCAACGGGAGAAAGAGCTTGAAAGAGAAAAACAGCTGACCGCCAGACCAGCGAAAAGAACATGA